The Struthio camelus isolate bStrCam1 chromosome 17, bStrCam1.hap1, whole genome shotgun sequence genome window below encodes:
- the GSC2 gene encoding homeobox protein goosecoid-2 translates to MSSEPASGVDFSRRGLKKQCSFSIENILSSPAEKSPQVLVPLCLQGLLDCAPKGLCELEAVAASSLPDEEEEEEELERAGCNCCCCSHTSAHSLQDSPSWLDARFPWPMRLFHSAVRACKSPQGSPSELQTFHQIQRRTRRHRTIFTEDQLQALETLFHQNQYPDVITREHLANRIHLKEERVEVWFKNRRAKWRHQKRASASALILQGTKKSPEENC, encoded by the exons ATGTCTTCGGAGCCGGCGTCGGGCGTCGACTTCAGTAGGAGAGGCCTGAAGAAGCAGTGTTCATTCAGCATCGAGAACATCCTCTCCAGCCCAGCAGAAAAAAGCCCTCAGGTCCTGGTCCCACTGTGCCTCCAGGGGCTCTTGGACTGTGCACCCAAGGGGCTGTGTGAACTGGAGGCCGTCGCAGCCAGCTCCCTGccggacgaggaggaggaggaggaagagctggaacGTGCAGGttgcaactgctgctgctgttctcacaCGAGCGCCCATTCCCTGCAGGACTCACCGAGTTGGCTGG ACGCCAGGTTCCCCTGGCCCATGCGGCTGTTTCACTCTGCGGTCAGGGCCTGTAAGAGTCCCCAGGGGAGCCCGAGCGAGCTGCAGACCTTCCACCAGATCCAGAGACGGACACGCCGGCATCGCACCATATTCACTGAGGACCAGCTGCAGGCCCTGGAAACGCTTTTCCATCAGAATCAGTACCCAGACGTCATCACCAGAGAGCACTTAGCGAACCGCATTCACTTGAAGGAGGAGAGGGTGGAG gTTTGGTTTAAAAATCGACGAGCCAAGTGGCGGCATCAGAAGAGGGCATCTGCTTCAGCTCTCATCCTTCAAGGCACCAAGAAATCCCCTGAGGAGAACTGTTAG